A DNA window from Helianthus annuus cultivar XRQ/B chromosome 15, HanXRQr2.0-SUNRISE, whole genome shotgun sequence contains the following coding sequences:
- the LOC110865672 gene encoding uncharacterized protein LOC110865672, translating into MKMVSLVSSPSLPTNVRHVRSISLPSRSHPCNLQVEEELAQLKSWEASSCSTANVETACGSIVRLKRLYTSVNDLISLPQTQQALLHRKDDKLVDELLDLSMSLLDLCGSIKDVMEQVSEQTRNIESALRRRKEGLKSDSSSLWKMKDAKRAILALKKMNNKIEGIALLDLDHHLSSLIRSLRDTCALSISIFGSLISSMSIFGSKPKSTNWTIVSNLIRKPKKASVDQPHISNEALESHTEVIEESLECMSRTFIKARVSLLNIRSQ; encoded by the coding sequence ATGAAAATGGTTTCGTTAGTGTCTTCTCCTTCATTACCCACCAATGTCCGCCATGTTCGATCCATCAGTTTGCCAAGCAGATCACATCCTTGCAATCTTCAAGTTGAAGAGGAACTAGCTCAACTCAAATCATGGGAGGCATCTTCCTGTTCAACAGCGAATGTAGAAACAGCCTGTGGTTCTATAGTGCGGCTGAAAAGATTGTACACATCTGTTAACGATCTTATCAGCTTGCCTCAGACCCAACAAGCCCTTTTGCACAGAAAGGATGATAAATTGGTTGATGAGTTACTGGATCTATCAATGAGTCTTTTAGATCTTTGTGGCTCCATAAAAGATGTCATGGAACAAGTAAGTGAGCAAACAAGAAATATCGAATCAGCTCTTAGAAGAAGAAAGGAGGGTCTGAAAAGTGACTCTTCCTCACTCTGGAAAATGAAGGATGCCAAAAGAGCAATTTTAGCACTAAAGAAAATGAATAATAAAATTGAGGGCATTGCTCTCTTGGATCTTGATCACCACCTCTCATCTCTGATTAGATCACTGAGAGATACATGTGCATTGAGTATTTCCATATTTGGATCACTCATCTCATCTATGTCCATATTTGGGTCAAAACCAAAGTCTACCAACTGGACAATAGTTTCAAATTTGATTCGTAAACCAAAAAAGGCGAGTGTAGATCAACCTCATATTTCAAATGAGGCTCTAGAATCCCACACTGAAGTCATTGAGGAGAGTTTAGAGTGCATGTCGAGGACCTTCATCAAAGCAAGGGTTTCTCTTCTTAATATTCGCTCTCAATAG